CCTGAGCCACCACGTTTAACAAATTACTTATGCATTTCGCAAGCGTCACGTCTGGAAGCGCGTTGAAACACTCGCCTGAGTCAGGAAAACGCACTGCGTGTACTGGAACATCGAAGTTAGAAAAGCGCGTGGATGAGACCATAGAGGGTTTTTGAAATGACGCGTTCATGGCGCGTGAGTCAATGATATCGGAGAGAACAATGATGCAGGCAATGGAATTCCTCTCGCGGCGATCTTCTAAGACCTTCGCCGCTTTCTTCACAGCGTCGTTCTTCGCCGCAACGCCTTCTCTTGATTGATCAATCGCGGCGAGCGCTTCCACGATGCGTCGCGCAGATCTCTGACCGCCGCCGGTCATTCTCCGGAGCGGTAATAGTCTCTTGGAGCCGCCGGAGAATGCAACTATTGAGAGACGATCGGTAGGATTCATGGAAGAGATCACTAGTCGCATGGAATTTTTCATCAGACGAAGCTTTTGCCCTGACATAGCTCCACCGACGTCAAGAACAATAACAACATCCACCGGAGCTCGCCGCGCAACTTTCTGTGACAACGCCTTCAACTTCAAAACAACAACATAACTCTCGTAGTTTCTATTAGCAGAAACAACAGCAGTTTCCggaaacaaacacacctcaaTATTCCTCCTAATCACCGGCGAAGACGAAACACTAACAGGATTCACATTAAACCCTTGAAACTCAATgttttcatcatcttcatcttctgtTTCATTTTCCGATTCAGGAATAGGATTGAAACGAGATAGTGAAGTTGGTGACATGAGAGGTTCGTCATCGTTGTAAACTTTGAAATTCCTCGCTTCTCTGTTTTCCTCtgaaattttgttgttgttcttcttctCGTTGTTGATTGCAAGCACCGGAAGTTCCTTCCAGTTTGTACCACAAACAGGACACACGTGTATTGGATTCTTCGTCACGTGCGTAGATATGCAAGGAAAGTGAAAAGTGTGAGAGCATTCCGCCGTAAAAATTGCAGTTCCTTTTCCACTCTTCACACTCTGCATACATATTCCACATCGACTCTgcacacaaaaaataaataaaccaattATTCTTATTAGTATTGAAATTATAAAGTATGATTGATAATTGATATGATTTGGGAATTAATTATGTTATGCTTACTTTGGATAAGCGTAAAGTGGATTTGAGAAATGAGAAACTTGATGGTGAGTTAGGTGAAGAGAATGATTTAGGAGTTTTGGTGTTACTACTGCATTGGAGTTTTGGACTATTGGGAACAGAATGAGTGGTTGTTGTTGCAACGGAGGTTCTGCAACGAAGAGTAGTGGAACCGGTTGATGAAGGTTTAGGTTCAAGTTGAGGTTGAGGTTGAGATTGACAACGTGGTGTTGATGGATTGGAAAAAAAACCAAACTTGGAACTTATTCTAGGACTTTGATTGGTTGAGGAGTTATCGCAATGTTGTTTTTTCTCGGTTATTACTACTTTTGATTCCCTGTTTTTGTCTCTGGAAATGGATGTACAGAATGCTTTTCTCCACATATTAACCATTTTCACTGTACTCTTGGGTGACTTGAAAGGGGTTTAGTTTTTCTGATTTTGAATTTGTTGAGAAATTTGTGTTTGAAGGGTGGATGATATAATGGTTTATGGGCATGGAAGTTGGTTAGAGAGGGAGGGTGAGGAGAAATGGATTAGATTCAGAGATCCTTTTCATGTTTCTCTTTTCCTTTTTTCTATTTCAGTTCCCTACCATCTATTTATCTTTGTCTTGACCTAGGtctattttttctatatttccGTTTTGAGACCCCCAAAAAGACCACCCCAACGAAAAAAGCCTCTCGGATTGCTTCCTAATTCTACACTTGACCCATAGGCCGGCCACATTATTATATGGATAAATTTGATAGAGtttctttcaatttattgtATTATGTACAAATTATTGTGTATTtagatttgtatatttatttttagtggaGAAAAATAGTAAAAGTAATTAATGATGACAATTCAACTAAATGGTTTATCAAAGAGAATATGTAATATGATAGTATTTTGTCTCTTCTGATATGTGATGGTATTTGTGATCACTCTAAAACTTAAGTCAATATCTAAATGAGTTGGAAAATATGTATAAGATAGAAGTCGTGTGTATTATCTAGTTTTATTGATGATGTAACGTCTATAATGGTCGCAAATCTCACTTTGTAACAATTACATTTGGTTTGTTCTCGACCATTAGAGTTAGGACCAACAAGGATGTGATAGACCTTTAAGGTTTCACATGTGTGCGCAATGGATCTATCGTGTATGGTTTCTAACAAATTTAGCATTGGCCCGATTTGATGGAACATTTGCCCACAAGTTATTTGCTATATACAAGTTGGTGATTTTGTGACGTCGAGTTTAATGTCAACAATTCATTGTGAGGATTACAAGGTATGTCtcaataattcatatattggGATAAATACTTCGCGAACTCTTGACTTTTTCAATTATTGGTTGTGATAGACAAGACATATATTATCTTCCTCGATTATAAACCTTTTCTCTATGCACTCGGATGAGAAGTTCAAAAGAACAATACCCTAAATTCATATTGTGAATgtgaaattatatttctttaatcaTATCTCGTATGAGAGTTATGCGAGTTCTCTTATTCCAAAAAATGTTATCAAATGTTTGACTTATTTGTGTCAACCGAAGATTCTTATGTCATTGAGATGTGACATGAAAAGATTGTCATTTGAGTTCCAACTAATGTGTAGGTCTCCATTTATGTAACCATTCAAATGGTTGATGCCTTTTGAGTACTCTTATGCGTGGTTTTGAGAACAACATCTAATCGTTGGATCAAATCTCTTTTATGGGTTGCTTCGTTCCATCACTTGGTATTAtatacatttcaaaattttggagGGATATTCTCTCTATCTCCCT
This region of Cicer arietinum cultivar CDC Frontier isolate Library 1 chromosome 8, Cicar.CDCFrontier_v2.0, whole genome shotgun sequence genomic DNA includes:
- the LOC101504017 gene encoding probable E3 ubiquitin-protein ligase EDA40; its protein translation is MVNMWRKAFCTSISRDKNRESKVVITEKKQHCDNSSTNQSPRISSKFGFFSNPSTPRCQSQPQPQLEPKPSSTGSTTLRCRTSVATTTTHSVPNSPKLQCSSNTKTPKSFSSPNSPSSFSFLKSTLRLSKSRCGICMQSVKSGKGTAIFTAECSHTFHFPCISTHVTKNPIHVCPVCGTNWKELPVLAINNEKKNNNKISEENREARNFKVYNDDEPLMSPTSLSRFNPIPESENETEDEDDENIEFQGFNVNPVSVSSSPVIRRNIEVCLFPETAVVSANRNYESYVVVLKLKALSQKVARRAPVDVVIVLDVGGAMSGQKLRLMKNSMRLVISSMNPTDRLSIVAFSGGSKRLLPLRRMTGGGQRSARRIVEALAAIDQSREGVAAKNDAVKKAAKVLEDRRERNSIACIIVLSDIIDSRAMNASFQKPSMVSSTRFSNFDVPVHAVRFPDSGECFNALPDVTLAKCISNLLNVVAQDVTIQLGVVSRSRPVEIAAVYSLAGRPAPLEPGSITITDLYAEEEKELLMELKVPAVSAGSHHVLTVLCSYRDPLTREILNPIEQAMLIPRPHTVRSSSEKIERLRNLHVTIRAVAESNRLAEHGDLSGAHHLLSSARALLLQSSKPVEEEYLRWLEAELQRRRQVQQLQSQRQRNINSHAEEKLEPLTPTSAWRAAERLAKVAIMRKSMNRVSDLHGFENARF